The following proteins are encoded in a genomic region of Moorena sp. SIOASIH:
- a CDS encoding DUF3120 domain-containing protein, with protein MSNPQGWLLFAAASFLVSVPVFFQAPLVRLFPLLSLAITLAWVWLGVKLLQRPSTQVWGDLLLGFSWSWLAGSLYWGWLRTEPLWHLPVEAIGLPFALWGLWRGWGKVGNLFYLGSLFGTAMTDIYFYLTNLITYWRQVMVVEPVLAKPIFQNAIAQVQTPWGISWAVVLVATLGIVGLWSLTKEQPHWWTFSGAVLSTIVVDSLFWLAANLA; from the coding sequence GTGAGTAATCCTCAAGGATGGCTATTATTTGCTGCCGCCTCTTTCTTGGTTTCTGTACCAGTGTTCTTCCAAGCTCCCCTAGTGCGCCTTTTCCCACTGTTGAGTTTAGCCATCACCCTGGCTTGGGTGTGGCTGGGGGTAAAACTGCTCCAACGTCCATCAACCCAAGTCTGGGGTGACTTGCTGTTGGGATTTAGCTGGAGTTGGCTGGCTGGTTCACTATATTGGGGTTGGTTGCGCACTGAACCTCTATGGCATTTACCCGTAGAGGCAATTGGTCTACCATTTGCTCTGTGGGGATTGTGGCGGGGTTGGGGAAAAGTAGGAAATCTGTTTTACTTGGGTTCGTTATTCGGTACAGCTATGACCGACATCTATTTCTACTTGACGAATCTAATTACTTACTGGCGTCAGGTGATGGTAGTAGAGCCAGTACTGGCAAAACCAATCTTTCAAAATGCGATCGCACAAGTCCAAACTCCTTGGGGAATTAGCTGGGCAGTGGTTTTGGTTGCTACGCTAGGAATAGTTGGTCTTTGGTCATTGACAAAAGAACAGCCCCATTGGTGGACGTTTAGTGGAGCAGTGTTGAGTACAATTGTGGTAGATAGTCTTTTTTGGTTGGCAGCTAACCTAGCATGA
- a CDS encoding undecaprenyl-diphosphate phosphatase, with translation MTIFQAVVLGLVQGFTEFLPISSTAHLKVVPVALGWGDPGVAFTAVIQLGSIAAVVWYFWGDLAKVTTGAFKAIRTSDYQSQDFQMALGIALGTLPIVFFGLLIKIFIPDYDNSPIRSTMSIAYVSIVMGLLMGVSEVVGKRKRNFEDLGLKDGIGMGLAQALALMPGVSRSGSTLTAGLFMGLERATAARFSFLLGIPAITLAGLVELVGLLKDGIGDTGAMSLIVGVISSAVFSYAAIAWMISYLKKQGVWIFVWYRLLFGIAILGAIITGLLQNS, from the coding sequence ATGACTATTTTTCAGGCGGTGGTGCTGGGTTTGGTGCAGGGGTTTACCGAATTTCTGCCCATCAGTAGCACCGCTCATTTAAAAGTGGTACCTGTGGCATTAGGGTGGGGTGATCCAGGGGTTGCGTTTACGGCTGTGATTCAACTAGGCTCGATTGCGGCGGTGGTGTGGTACTTCTGGGGAGACTTGGCTAAAGTCACTACTGGCGCATTCAAAGCTATCCGTACATCCGATTACCAATCCCAAGACTTCCAGATGGCACTGGGAATTGCGTTGGGAACCCTACCCATCGTTTTCTTTGGACTGCTGATTAAAATTTTTATCCCTGATTATGACAATTCTCCGATACGGAGTACCATGTCAATCGCCTATGTCTCGATTGTGATGGGTTTGTTAATGGGTGTTTCTGAAGTCGTGGGTAAGCGTAAGCGTAACTTTGAGGATTTAGGTCTTAAAGATGGGATCGGGATGGGCTTGGCTCAGGCGTTGGCTTTAATGCCTGGTGTCTCCCGGTCTGGCTCAACTCTCACTGCTGGTTTATTCATGGGTTTGGAACGAGCAACCGCAGCACGGTTTTCCTTTTTGTTGGGCATCCCCGCCATTACCTTAGCTGGTTTAGTGGAGTTAGTCGGTTTGCTCAAAGATGGCATCGGGGATACTGGCGCAATGTCACTGATTGTAGGGGTGATTTCATCAGCAGTATTTTCCTACGCAGCGATCGCATGGATGATCAGCTATCTCAAAAAACAAGGTGTCTGGATATTCGTCTGGTATCGGTTATTGTTTGGGATAGCAATTTTAGGTGCTATCATAACTGGGCTGTTACAAAATAGTTAG